A DNA window from Bacteroidales bacterium contains the following coding sequences:
- a CDS encoding NUDIX domain-containing protein — protein MNSIFSKLLPGLIPIIIFFIADEIFGTKIGILIALSFGIVQLFYIRFRQKRWDRFVIFDTILLILLGIVSYLLESDKLIYWKFVLMDLLLIGFILFSLYSRKNLFLMMSKRYMGEVEIAEEQMKIMNINLKAFLIISIIHAVITSYSILNLSSAATLFIGGTLLYIMLGVWILFVFLQNIINRRKISGEFVPVIDEDGKILDKISRNDVHNGSMKLHPVVHLHVIREDGAFLLQLRPKSKEIQPNKWDTSVGGHVAWGESMDKALFRESKEEIGLKSFKPIFVEKYIWESEVEREMVFLFVYRASFEEKFYPSSEVADLRWWTQAEIRRNLRKGVFTPNFEHEFLLLTTQK, from the coding sequence ATGAATTCTATATTTTCAAAGTTATTGCCAGGGCTTATTCCTATTATAATATTTTTTATAGCTGATGAAATCTTTGGTACTAAAATAGGCATTTTGATAGCATTATCATTCGGTATTGTACAGCTATTCTATATTAGATTTAGGCAAAAAAGATGGGATAGGTTTGTAATTTTCGACACTATCCTCTTGATTTTGTTAGGAATAGTTTCATATTTGCTAGAAAGCGATAAATTAATTTATTGGAAATTTGTGTTGATGGATTTGTTGTTGATAGGTTTTATCTTGTTTTCATTGTATTCAAGAAAGAATCTGTTCTTAATGATGTCAAAACGCTATATGGGCGAAGTTGAAATAGCCGAAGAGCAAATGAAAATTATGAACATAAATTTAAAAGCGTTTTTAATTATATCTATTATTCATGCAGTAATTACATCATATTCAATATTAAATTTGAGTTCAGCAGCTACTTTATTTATAGGTGGAACATTGCTGTATATAATGCTTGGTGTATGGATATTATTTGTTTTTTTGCAAAATATAATAAATAGAAGAAAAATTTCCGGCGAATTCGTTCCAGTAATTGATGAAGATGGCAAAATTTTGGATAAAATATCCAGAAATGATGTTCATAATGGTTCAATGAAGTTGCATCCTGTGGTGCATTTGCACGTTATTCGAGAAGATGGCGCTTTTTTGCTTCAATTAAGACCTAAAAGCAAAGAAATACAGCCAAATAAGTGGGATACGTCAGTAGGAGGGCATGTGGCTTGGGGCGAATCTATGGATAAGGCTTTGTTTCGAGAGAGCAAAGAAGAAATTGGTTTGAAAAGTTTTAAGCCAATTTTTGTGGAAAAATATATTTGGGAAAGTGAAGTTGAGCGAGAAATGGTGTTTTTATTTGTTTATAGAGCATCATTTGAAGAAAAATTTTATCCTAGCTCCGAGGTTGCTGATTTACGCTGGTGGACACAAGCAGAAATTAGACGAAATTTGCGAAAAGGTGTTTTTACGCCAAATTTTGAGCATGAGTTTTTGTTGCTTACGACACAGAAATAG